Genomic window (Mustela erminea isolate mMusErm1 chromosome X, mMusErm1.Pri, whole genome shotgun sequence):
AAACCCCAGAGAGCTGTCCCATGAGACGGAGTTCCtagagcagagggaatgggagaagcacaTCCTGTCTATGGTAGTGATTATggagaatttttgttgttgtctagagtcctgggataaaTAGGCTCTGGGGCATGTGGGGGGCCATGCCTCAGGCAGAGAGGGAATTCCTGTAGATgtaattatttgggttttggtcACAAAGAAGCTTTGAGCACTTGATAGGAAAGGTGTTTGTTTTGCCAAAAGTCCATGTGGACTTTTTCAAGGTTGTGTAAAAATGGCTGCATACCAATTTTTTTGAGCTTCCTTAGTCACGAATTGTATCTGTTCTCCTGCGCACTGTTGTGTGTCTGAATAGCACTTCCCCTACGAAACTCTTTTGGCAATGCTGCCAAAATATACCAGTGAAGGCCGTTGTTGTCTATGTGGAGATGAGACAGTATGGCGTCAGGGTGATAAAAGGATACACTTTCGCGTTTTGTGACGACCTCCTACTACTCATGGAGTAGCTGATCAGAAAAGCCTTTTCTGACCTTGTTTTCGTGTAATATTTATCTAGCATCAGCCCTTGTGCTAAGTCAATTCCTTGATCaactctttgttttgcttttactttaCACCCCCTGAGACCTTGAAAGTAGTATCTCCAGATGTCTTTGTCATCAAAATTGAAGTTACTTAGGAATGTTCTAACTCCACGGCCCCTGCCTTCTAGCTGCAACTCCTTCGTTTTCCTTCTAACCTCATAGTTATGGCAAGAGTGCAGAGAGGTAATAAGCAGTTATAAAAATGactttaactcattttttttccttcaaagactGGAACtgggagaaacaaaaagaacaaccCAAAGAATACCAACGGATCCTCCAGTGCTTCTTAGATAGAAAGGACTGTTGCTACTCTATCCATCAAATGGGTGAGGTCACATCGCTGGTTTTAAGACAATGTCTGTACCCATTGCTTTCATCCCCTGCCTTATATGTGGTTCTGCGAAGTTGTCCATCTGCTTAATTATTTATGCAAGGAATTAGGAACTTGTGGTGTGCTGGAAGAACTTTTGctgatgtcttttctttctccctcaatTAAAAACAGCGCAAATGGGTGTAGGAGAAGGGAAGTCAATTGGCGAATGGTTTGGACCAAATACAGTTGCACAGGTGTTAAAGTAAGTGAGTCTGGTGTCCGCCTTACTGTACTGTCTCCTatgcctccctctcctgcctactCCACGTTCCTATCAATCTAGCTCTTCTTGCCatgccactgagccaccaagcatCTGGGCCATTTTGCTCAGGCAGTTCTTTGAGACTGGCATGTGCAGAATCTGCTCACCTTCCAGGGGACTGTCAGACTGAAGGTCACTCTGAAGCCCAAGGGCTAAGACTAAGTAGTGGCGGAAGCCTGAGCCAACCTAGGCAAGACCAGGACTCCTACCCTATAGAGTATAAAagacctcattcattcattcattcattcagtatttactGAGTGGCTCCACCGTGCTAAGTGCTGGGTATACGGAAATAAACTAGACCCGGTCCTTGCCTCAGGGAGCTCGCCACCTATGGGAGGAGACCAACCCCGAGGGAGGCTTGGGATCAGTCATTTATCTCTTAGCCGACTCCACATACCCCAGCAGGGTCTTTTTGCCATGGCTCTGTTAAATTGCAGAATTCACCTCCCACGGCTGGAGAATCTAAGACGGACATTTTAGCAGTGAACGGGGTGAGTGGCTTTAGCCCCCGCACCTGCAGGCCTCCTTGCCTgttgtccctctccttcctgacGCCTGCCTTCAAATGCCAAGTCAGTGAGGGCAGAGATTGTATTTGTCTCGCTCACTACTGTAAGGCTAGCACATAAAACTGCCTTGCACACACAGTGCTCAAATGCATACTTGAAAGATGAATGAAGATGGCATCCAGAATCTGGGGCGGGATCTAGGCCCTCAGAAGGTTGAAACCATCTGGACTCCTTGGGTGTAGCTTGCTTCTTCAACTACTGGGTTCTCTGGAGGATGATGGGGGGACCTGCTCCATGAAAAGTGCCGAGGGGGCACTGTTTCAGTTATAAGCCAGTCTTCATGGAATCAGAATGCTCTGGAAATGTGCTCATGAGGGAAGTAGGCTGGATTTCCCAGGGACCCAAGTGAAATCTGTTTCTTGGCTTTACTTCTTGCTAACGGTACAGCCCATCTAGAGCAATTTCTTCCCTTAATTCACAGTTCTTTCAGGGGGCATGGTTGACTCTGCTGAGCGAAGATCTGACAGTATTTTGGGAACCAGTGTAGGAAGCCAGGGTAGAACGCGTAGAAGATGAATCAGAAGGGCCATGCCGGGCCTCAGGCCCAGCCTGAAATACTTGGGTTTTTATGTGACGTCCCTCAGAATTTGCTTCTTTCGTCTAAATTTTGAAGTTCTCAACGACGGACAAAtggaagcatatttttttttaaaaaaaatttaagtgggTCCTGATTCATTGTGATTGTTACCATTAACAACAGAGTATTAGTATATCAGGGAAAGGTCATACCTCAAATGGAATGGAATTAAAGTGGAATGGTAATTAACCTCTTCCTAGGAGCTACCTTGGTCAGGAAGagaatgttttttttctcttttgtccagTAAGACTGCGCTTTACCCAAGAATCCCGCAAGTACCTGGGTTAAACAGGCCTTCTTTCAGACAGGCGAGAGAGAAATGTAAGGGAGATGAGGTTATGCTGCTTTACTCAGACCCCAGATGATCCCTTTATGAAAGGGGTTTTATTTCTAACCCCTTCCAAAGTCACACAATTCCGCATGCTCTCTGTCTTCAGCTGTTGACCAACAAGGCGCCGCACCAAGGCCACCTAAAGCTAAAGTTTCTCGAATAGCGTTTGCACTGCGTGTGTGGAGGGATGTAagagatctctctctttttctacattttcctgGGCCTTATTCTCTGTATTATCTATGCTCCCAATCccttgtgtatatgtatatatgtatatatgtgtgtatgtgtgtatatatgtacacacacacacacacacacactttttttttttccatgacagtttcccttttttggggaaaataccctAGTAAGTCAGATTGtcttttatttgagaagagaaaacaaaacctcttGGCAGAAATGTTGGTACCTTTTCTCTTTCACCCAGCAGAAGTGACATCATCTTGTGAGGTAGATTTTTCCATTATATaaagcaggcttttttttttttttcaggatttgaAAACAGTGATTCTGTGGCATTCTCAAGGGTCCTGGACATGGAATGTTCCAGGGCTCTCAGTCCAGGGGGCCAAAGCTTGACTCAAACCCTAACTTCTCTGTGGTTCAGTGTTCAGTGACTTTAGGGACACAGGACATAGATTGTGCTGCTCCCTGCTGATGTTGCGATCTTCCCCAATTTTGACTTCATTGTGTGTTGCTTTTCAGAAAACTTGCTTTATTTGACGAATGGAATTCCTTGGCTGTTTATGTTTCCATGGATAACACAGTAGTCATTGAAGATATCAGTGAGTCCCtagcttcttttccttcctgggaGTTGGGTGGTTGAGGTCCTTCCTCAACATTCAgaaagtgtgtgcgtgtgtgtgtgagagagagagaaacagacagacagacatacactGCCTCCAGCCTGCTTCACCAAAGTAGGGAAACTTAGAGGAGCATAGGACTCTGGTTAATCATTCCCtgtgccttttcttctcttccctttcagctttctgaaaggaagaaaacaatgagaGGGTCCTCTCTCCTTGGAAGGGCCCAGACCCTTTCCCTGCAGGATACTCAAAGTGAGGATAATCAATTAAACCACTGAGAGGTCTTCTGCCAAGGCCGCCATTTGCCCAGCCCTATGCTCTCCACCATGGGGTTAGAGAAACCGAAAGATACGGCCCCTGTCTCAGAGGCCCTTGCGGACTAGTTGAGAAATAAGATTTTCTCAGTGAGCCTCTAATATCTGGCAGGAGGTGAGTGCTCAGGTGCCAGAAGGAAGTAAGGGCTGAAGGAGCAGCCTGGGCTTCCCATGGGAGGTGAGGCAAGCTGGCCTCTAGTGGCAGAGGAGGTGGGGCTCCAGGCCAGGAGATGAGGAGGCCCTTAGCTTCACCCTGGGCATATCTCCGGTGACTGGATACCCTTTGACCCAGTTCTCTTGTCTTATCTTTCCAGAAAAAATGTGTTGTGTCCTTCCCTTGAGTGCCGATACAGTGAGGGAGAGTCCCCCTGACACTCTGAACGCGTCGAACCAGAGTAAGGGCACCCCTGCGGGCCACCCAGCCTGGAAACCCCTGCTGCTCATTGTGCCCCTTCGCCTGGGCATAAACCAAATCAACCCTGTCTACGTTGATGCGTTCAAAGTAAGTCAGTCCTTTTCCCGGGCCCATTGCCGCCTGCCCATCACACCGCCATGTGAGCACGGAGATCCGTGAGCAGCAGTCCACAAGTGAGTTGAGAATCTtgcattctctttccctctaggAGTGTTTTAAGATGCCACAGTCTTTAGGGGCATTAGGAGGAAAACCAAATAACGCCTATTATTTCATAGGATTCTTAGGTAAGAAAAGAGGATTCACAAGTAAGTCGTCACgggctgggttgggggtgggcagaaaGTTTGCACGGGAGCCCAGGCAATTCTGGTTAGGGGACCCTCATCTCACCCAGAGCTTCCATGGCCTCTGGTCAGCTCATCCTGTCTCTGGCCTGATCTGTGGAGAATAACACTTCTCGGTGCCCCCTTCAGTCCCTCCATTGCCTTGCCTCTCAGAAAGATAGTTCCACAGCTGCTTGCCCATGGGATCACCTCAAGGGCATGACATTTtagcatctccctctcctttctgtgGGGGCTCAGGGAGGCAGGGTTTCACTCGCCTGGCATTATGGATCTGCCTCTTCTTGGGGCTTGGGCATCTGGTCTAGGACCTATCCTCTGACTTCCCAGGCCCACGCAGCTGGGCCTGCTGCCTCACTATTTGGAGCCATGAACAGGAAGAATTGAGAGGAGACAAAGACAGAGCTATCCTTTTTCTGCTAATGGGGGCTAAGCCTTAAAACCACTAATGTTCCTAACACGGATCCTAACAAGCAACCCAGCATTCCCTTGCCTCAGCTGATGCCTCTGGAACTCCAGCCAGCCTATACACTAGCTGTGATCTGAGTCATTTAAGGCCCTTGGCGCACCAGGCAAGCTAGCCCAGTACTTCTCAAACTCTGGTGTGCACACAGATCACCCTGAGAGGTGATTAAAATACGGGTTCAGCAGGTCCGGGGTGGGCCCAGAGATTCTGCGCATTTAACTAGGTGGGCCCAATGCTGCTGGTGTACACACCACATGTTGTGTACCAAGGGCCCAGGCATCTGGTTGGTGCTGAAGAGCACAGGGAAGGGAGTGGTGTGGCCTGAAATTGGGTCTTGGGGAATATGAGCTTGGGTTATAATGGGGAGCCTTGGATAGGCAAGAGGAGCCAGAGCAGGCATGGGGAATGGCATGAGGGATGTGCAGAGCAGAGGGTGCAGTGGGCTTGGCCACCCTCCGCCCCACTCAGAGATTGAGAGAGCTGAGGTGGCATGGGAAACTGACATCCCCAGCCTTGTCGGCTATTTCTCATGCCAGCCGTGTGACAGCAGGAAAAGAATATCCACCCTTTCATCTCAGTTTCTTATGGAAAATAGGGCTGAGGCCCCTGGCCAGCTCAGCTGGGggtagagcacgcaactcttgctcttggggtcctgagtttgagcccgacattgggcatagagtttactttaaaaaacaaaaaagaacatagGGCTCACCCCTGCCTTGCTGTGTTGTCACCTCACAGACGAGCACTCAGCCAAGAGCCGGGGATGTAGTGCACACCCAGTGAAAGGTGACCCCACCCTTCCTGACCCCGGACACTGGCCTTTCCtttgcctgctttcttctcttagAGGTGGGGTTTCTGCAGTGGCCTGAGCGCTCACTATTGCTGCCATCTATTGGTCAAGCCTGAGAACTACAGCTTTGCAAATCAGGgagacatttgttttttctcagtaCAGAATACAGTCTTTGGAGTCCTATACATGCCTTCCACTTCTAAACTTTTGGGTTCCTGTCAAAGAAAAggttgcaaaaataaattttgcctttttctttgcTCGAGGACAAGGCAGAAACcgattggaaaataattttggaggGACCTCAAGGAACAATGGATGGGATTCCTGGGGGCCCTGAACTTCCCTTACCCCAAGTTACCCAGAAAGAGTTTGCCAAGCTGGCATAGCCCTCCTGTTTCGTGAGACTGCTGGGTCAAGGTGACTTTTGTGGAGGTTGACTACTCATTAAAGGGGTGTGGGCAATCCTCAGCAGCCCAGACAGAGGTGTGCACAGTTCCCATTTGCCCATTGCCTTTCATAAATCCTTTGCTTCACCTTTATTGGAGGCCCCAAAGTCCTCCCGAATCCCCTTGTCTAACTTACCCCCTGACTGTATTAGTTTGGGGATTCCAGAATGGTCAAATGTCTGAAGGGAGGGAACAGATGAGAACTGCCATTTGCTGAAAAGCTGTCTTGTGTCGGGGACCCTGCAAAGTCCCACCCCCAGacagatatatagagaacatacatacacatacaggtATAGACAGATAGTCcaatatagagatatagatacagatagttAGATACTCCTGTGAGGTAAAGCTTAGTATagtgaaactaagagttggaggGATTGCCTCAAAGTCACCCAGCTAGAAAGTAGCCAAACCAGCATTCAGTTCCAATGAGGCCATCTCTGCCTGCCATGCTACCTTGCTTCCTGAGGGCCCTCTTTTCCAGTGGGAAGCTGGGGAAAGCTCTTGATGTGTGACCCTATGTCCAGGATGAGAGTCTGTCTGTCCGATTTTGCCTGCTTAGACAGGAGATGTTTGCCCCCTGCACTTTGGGGAAGGTTGTCACCAAGGATCCATAGCATGAGCCACTTGTCTGCAGATGGCTGACCAGATGGCCTCTTGTTCTCAGGCCTAATTAGAGACCTGGGTTTGGTCCCCACATCACTTCTAGAACTTTTGGGGGATTCTACTGTATCTCTTCTAAGCATTCTCAGAAATAGCGGCACCTGAAAAGCTCCACTCCACATACACAttcatgcacacgcacacacacacgcaggcacaCACCTGGAAAGGGCCAGAATCAGAGAGGATGCTCTTATTTATCCAATTATTCCCAGCACCTTAACTTGAAACACTGGCAGAATGCTTGCTCCTAATCCCGCTCTGGATTTCCATTTTCTTGTGCacagcttccttttcttcttccttttctgtggtCATAGGTAGGCTTCCTTCTGAACATCCTGGTTATTGCTTTTCTTTGTGACTTGAGGCTTTTGGGGCATAACTGATCTACCCAGCAGTGGTCTAGCGGGGATATATATGTCTGTGGTAGAGACAAGTTAAGCTATTCATCAGGCATCAGAAACACGTTGTCTGCTGACAGAAACACTTAGATGTGGCCCAACGCCATTCTGGATGTCACTCCAGGGAGGGTCTTGGGGGGCATCTCTTTCTACCCCATTCTCCTGCCTTGGGTAGATCTCTCTTTGGTTGCCCAACCCCATCTACAACACAGAGGCCCAGATGGTCCTGAAGCCTGACCAGTGAGGATGGGCTACCACTCTGGCCAAGTCAGCAGGACACTGATGAGCCCTGGAGGGCCTCTCAGCCCTTTGAATATCAAAGTAGAGGTGTTATTATCTCAGATTCCTCCCAGGTCGTTATTGGGTTGGGCTTTTTCCACCTTGACAAAGCATGGCTCTTCTCTCCTTTGTGCAGGCGGATCATCTCAAAGTGAATTTCCTTGGTGAGGTGTGTCTGTGGTGGAATCAAAGCTTTCCACTAGGAATCGCTTAACTTGCTAGCTAACTGAGATCAGAAGTCAGAGCCCATCATTAACAGAGTcagcatttccatttctctgggaAGGCCAAGGCCTTTTCTTTCTTACCAGATGTGCTCTCTGCCCACAAGTCTGAGAACCAATGGCATGGAGCCAGCAAGATGCTTCCCAATGTAGAAAGAGGCAGGAAGCTCCCTAATGGTACCTGGGCTCCCGCCCTGGTGGTTGTACCTCCCACCTCTTTGCTAACTGCTGCTCACAGAGCCTGCCACATCATCTCTGGTCTCTCATTTGCTCATTTGCTCAAACCCGTCCCTCTCCATTTTTGGTCTTGGGCTTTGAGGAGATGTAACTGCTAGGGCGAGTCCTCTGGTTGAGTGATTGGATTTGGCTTCCTTCAAGCATGATCACCTGAGTTCAGGCTTTCTGTCATCTCATTCCCATTGTCACCAAAGGGAGGGGTTAAGAAAACCAGAGCGCCTCCTCCCCCTGAGGGACAGCAGTGGGACAGGGGCAGCCGTTCTTTCTAGATTAAGCATGTCTCATTCCAAACAGGTGATGAGCTCATTTTCTTGGACCCTCACACAACCCAGACTTTTGTTGACACCGAAGAGAATGGAACGGTTGACGACCAGACTTTCCATTGCCTACAGTCCCCGCAGCGAATGAACATCTTGAACTTGGATCCTTCCGTAGCGCTGGTGGGTATCTGAAGGTTGGGTGGGCCAAGAGACATGATGCCACCCTGTTACAGGTTGGTTTCTGGGGAGTTCTCTAGCTTTGCTGGGTAGGAAGGCGAGAGAGTATGTTCCCTCaccatgccccaccccccagaggtATACCATAGTATAGTAGGGAAGGGATGGACCCTGAAGGCAAACTGCTAGAGTTGGAATCCTGGCCCTGCCACCTCCTAGCCATGGACTTAGGAGGAGCCCTTGAACTTTTTTGAGCCTCAGCCTTCTCACCCCTAAAATGAGCAGAACAGTACTTCCTTCAGGGTTGTGGGAGGCATAAGGCATTCAGCTCAGGGCTGGGCACCTTGTAAGCATTCTGTAAATGCTAGTTATTATTAGCATTACAGTCTTTACCCATTTACTTCTTGCCCCCTAGTTATTGCTACCCAGGCTCAGGGAATAAGGCGGGACATAGTTAGGGAGGGATCAGAGGGGCAAGACCTTCCGGGTAGATAGTGCTCATTTCCCTGGGCACTCAGGGTGTTCCCCCCT
Coding sequences:
- the ATG4A gene encoding cysteine protease ATG4A isoform X1; this encodes MESVLSRYENQITIFADYLEEFPDTDELVWILGKPHLLKTEKSKLLSDISARLWFTYRRKFSPIGGTGPSSDAGWGCMLRCGQMMLAQALICRHLGRDWNWEKQKEQPKEYQRILQCFLDRKDCCYSIHQMAQMGVGEGKSIGEWFGPNTVAQVLKKLALFDEWNSLAVYVSMDNTVVIEDIKKMCCVLPLSADTVRESPPDTLNASNQSKGTPAGHPAWKPLLLIVPLRLGINQINPVYVDAFKECFKMPQSLGALGGKPNNAYYFIGFLGDELIFLDPHTTQTFVDTEENGTVDDQTFHCLQSPQRMNILNLDPSVALGFFCKEEKDFDSWCSLVQKEILKENLRMFELVQKHPSHWPPFVPPAKPEVTTTGAEFIDSTEQLEEFDLEEDFEILSV
- the ATG4A gene encoding cysteine protease ATG4A isoform X2; this encodes MESTGSWVLSRYENQITIFADYLEEFPDTDELVWILGKPHLLKTEKSKLLSDISARLWFTYRRKFSPIGGTGPSSDAGWGCMLRCGQMMLAQALICRHLGRDWNWEKQKEQPKEYQRILQCFLDRKDCCYSIHQMAQMGVGEGKSIGEWFGPNTVAQVLKKLALFDEWNSLAVYVSMDNTVVIEDIKKMCCVLPLSADTVRESPPDTLNASNQSKGTPAGHPAWKPLLLIVPLRLGINQINPVYVDAFKECFKMPQSLGALGGKPNNAYYFIGFLGDELIFLDPHTTQTFVDTEENGTVDDQTFHCLQSPQRMNILNLDPSVALEILKENLRMFELVQKHPSHWPPFVPPAKPEVTTTGAEFIDSTEQLEEFDLEEDFEILSV
- the ATG4A gene encoding cysteine protease ATG4A isoform X3, translating into MESVLSRYENQITIFADYLEEFPDTDELVWILGKPHLLKTGGTGPSSDAGWGCMLRCGQMMLAQALICRHLGRDWNWEKQKEQPKEYQRILQCFLDRKDCCYSIHQMAQMGVGEGKSIGEWFGPNTVAQVLKKLALFDEWNSLAVYVSMDNTVVIEDIKKMCCVLPLSADTVRESPPDTLNASNQSKGTPAGHPAWKPLLLIVPLRLGINQINPVYVDAFKECFKMPQSLGALGGKPNNAYYFIGFLGDELIFLDPHTTQTFVDTEENGTVDDQTFHCLQSPQRMNILNLDPSVALGFFCKEEKDFDSWCSLVQKEILKENLRMFELVQKHPSHWPPFVPPAKPEVTTTGAEFIDSTEQLEEFDLEEDFEILSV
- the ATG4A gene encoding cysteine protease ATG4A isoform X4, with the protein product MLRCGQMMLAQALICRHLGRDWNWEKQKEQPKEYQRILQCFLDRKDCCYSIHQMAQMGVGEGKSIGEWFGPNTVAQVLKKLALFDEWNSLAVYVSMDNTVVIEDIKKMCCVLPLSADTVRESPPDTLNASNQSKGTPAGHPAWKPLLLIVPLRLGINQINPVYVDAFKECFKMPQSLGALGGKPNNAYYFIGFLGDELIFLDPHTTQTFVDTEENGTVDDQTFHCLQSPQRMNILNLDPSVALGFFCKEEKDFDSWCSLVQKEILKENLRMFELVQKHPSHWPPFVPPAKPEVTTTGAEFIDSTEQLEEFDLEEDFEILSV